In Arcobacter sp. F155, the genomic window TTTAAAATTTGTTTCAATTTCTTCAGGGAAAATCCATGCAAATCTTCTTGCACCATCTTCTTTGATTTCAACATCAAACTCTTTTTCAATATTTTGTGCTAAACCATCTGCTTTTTTAACTCTTTTACCACAAAGAAGTCCAGTAGCAACTCTATCTCTTGCAAAGAACTTTTCAGCTTCTTCATTTAAGTTTTCAACATGGAAAATTTTTCCATAAGGATAATGACTCATTAAATCACCAGGAATAAGCTTGAAAGGATGTTCTTGTTTTTTCATATCTTTAACTACATCTAATGGTAATTCAAGTTTTTCGTAAATCTCTTCAGCTTTAAAAGAGTCAACTAGTTTTGAAACTTCTATTCTCTTTGAAAGCCAATTATTGAAAAGGTAACTTTGATAAGAGTTAACAAACATCTGTTTTAGTTTTCTATTTCTTTCTTTTAGTTCACCCTTTACTATTGCTTCACCTTTTTTATAGTTATCTCCCTCTATTCCAAATCTTTGAAATCCAAAATAGTTTGGCATACCAAAAGTTGCAATACTTTGAACTGCTTGTTCAATCTTTTTAGCATCAATTAGATTTACTCTTTTTAATCTAATAAAGAATTTATTTCCTTTTAAATGCCCTACTCTTATTTTATTATTGTGTCTTGTTACATCTAAAACTTTTATCTGTTCATGGTTAAAGCTATTTAGTTTTTCTTCAAACTGCTTTGGAATAGAGATATGTTGAATCGTCATCGCATTTTTATCTTTTAATCCTGCATAACCTATATCTCTTCCTTTACATCCTAAATGTTCTGAAAATATTCTAACCGCATCCCATGTAGTTAAATCTTTTTTTCTAAACTTTACAATTAAATGTTCACCTTCTCCACTAAACTCATATAGAGGTATTTCTGTTACAACAAAATCATCTTTGTTTTGTTTAAATAGAACATCAATCTTTGAATGGTTTAAATACCTTTGAACTTTTTCCACATTTTTCCTTATACTTTATTAATCTTTGAAATGATGATTTGCACACTCACAAGAGTATTTACCCTTAACTGCTTTGGCAAATATATTTAATGGCACATCATATTTTTTTGCTAATTTTTCTATTTTTTCTTTATGTTTTTTATCAAATGAGAAAAGTAATTCATACTCTTCCCCCGAACAACCTATATCTTTATCAATTTTTTCAAAAAACTCAAATCCAACCTTACTTTGTTTTGACATTCTTTCAAGCTCAAAAAACAGACCATCAGATATATCCATAGAAGCATTTACATATTTTGAAATTTTATAGAAAAACTCTGCATTAAGTTTTGGTTTTATAAATTTAGATTTCTTTGATACTTTTTCGCCTAAGAATAGTTTTTCTAAATCTCTTTTAGATGAGCCTAAACTTCCCGTGTAACAAAGCAAATCATCTTTTTTTATTCCACTTCTAAGAATTGGCTTTTTTGTTTTAGAAATAATTGTTACCGAAATATCTAGCTTTATATTTGAGATTGTATCTCCACCAATAATTTCAATACCAAACTCTTTGGCTACTTTTTTAAAACCTTTTGCTAACTCTTTTAAATCTTTATTAGTGTACTCTTTTGGAATTGCTACAGTTAAAAGTGCATATTTAGGTTTAGCATTCATTGCAATTGCATCTGAAATATTTACTAGCATTGCTTTTTGAGCTATTTGTTTTAAGCTCATCCACTCTTTTTTAAAGTGAACATTTTCAAAAAAAGCATCATTGCTATAAACCCATTTACCAATAACAGCACCGTCATCACCAATAAGTTTTGTATTACTAACAAACTGTTTTATAAAAAAATCTTCTTTATTCATAGGCGAGATAATAGCATAATTGTACTTGCTTTCTATTTTAATTATTTTTTTGTATAATACGCCAATTTTATTATTAGGAGAAGAAATGCCAAAAATTAACAAATATGTTGATATTGATACTGTAGAAAGAGAAGCAAAGAAAGATTTAATTGATAGACATTCACCATTTATTCACTGTGCTGAAGCTGCTAAAAAAGGTGAGCCTTTTGAAGTAACTGTTAAAATGGGAAATGAATATACTCACCCAGATGATTTTGATCACTATATTGAGTCTGTTTCATTATTTAATGGAGAAACTTTATTAGCTAAAGCTACTTATGTTCCAGGAACATTAGGTAATGTTAAAGCTCACAATACTACAACTTTTACAATTATCCCAACTTCTAAGAAATTAAACTTAGTTGCACATGGTTACTGTACAAAGCACGGAATATGGGAATCAACTCCTGTAGTTGTGCCTGTAGAAGACTAGTTATATTTTTAAGTAAAGCAATCTTTGCTTTACTTATATACTCTTAAAAACACACTTATATTAATCAAAAAAACAATCTATTAATACTTATATTAACTAATCATTAACTTTTTATTTGACTTTAGTTAATGCTCATCTATTATAATTTTCATATGGATTAAGAAGAAACGCGAAACTTCTTAACTTTAAATTGCGAATTTTTTAAAGTTTTCCAAAAACTTATTTCCTTGTGTGTAAAAAAGCTCCTCTCCCTGGGAGCTTTTTTTTTGCCCGAAAAATAAGAATCATTATGCTAATATTCGCCAAATGAAAATACTACTAAAGAATATTAAATAAATGCCTCTATCTAATTTAAATAAAGAACAACTCGAAGCTGCAACATGTGAAAAAGGTTTTAACCTTATTATTGCTAGTGCAGGTACAGGAAAAACTTCAACTATTGTAGGAAGAATTGCTAATCTTATCAACAATGGTGTGCAACCTGATGAAATTTTACTATTAACTTTTACAAATAAAGCTGCCGCTGAAATGGTAGCAAGGGTTGCTAAGTTCTTTGGAAAAGATATGGCTGCAAAAATTATGGCTGGAACATTTCACTCAGTTTCATATAAACTTTTAAAGAAACTAAATAAAAATATTACATTAAAACAACCAAATGAGTTAAAAACTCTTTTTAGGTCTTTATATGAAAAAAGAGTTTTTTATGAAAGAGAAGATGGTGTAAATCCATATGATGGTGGATATCTTTATGATATGTATTCACTATACCTTAACTCAAACGAAGGTGAAGGTTTTGAAGAGTGGATAAAAAATAAAAACCCTGACCATGAAATCTATACACCTATTTATGATGATGTTGTATTAGAGTTTAATGAACTAAAAACAAAATATGGTTATGCAAACTTTGATGATTTATTAACTATTATGCTTGATACTCTAAAAGAAGAAGAGTTTGACTTTAAAGAGATTTTAGTTGATGAATACCAAGATACGAACCCTTTACAAGGAAGACTTCTTGATGCATTTAGACCTAAATCACTATTTTGTGTAGGAGATTATGACCAAAGTATTTATGCTTTTAATGGCTCTGATATTGGTATTATTTCAACATTTGATACAAGATATAAAGGTTCAAATGTATATACACTAAGAAAAAACTATCGTTCAAGTAGACCTATTTTAGACTTAGCTACAAAAGTTATTGAACATAATGAAAGAATATATGAGAAACAACTTCAAGTTATGAGAACAGATATCTCTATTCCTCCAAAACTTTTAGAGTTTACTGAGTTGTTTGCACAATATCATCATATCTCAGAAAAGATTTCTCAAAGTTCAACACCCCATAGTGATATAGCAATTATCTTTAGAAACAACTCAAGTGCCGATGGAATTGAAGCAAACTTAAGAGAGTATGGAATTCCTGCAAAAAGAAAAGGTGGAATGTCATTTTTTGACTCTGTTGAGATAAAGTTTGTACTTGATATTTTAGTTATGCAACTATCACACAATGATATGATGGCATTTATTCACGTACTTGAACATGGAAAAGGTATTGGAAAAGCTATTGCAAAAGATATCTTTGATGCCTTAGTAAAACTAGGAAATGGAGATGTTTTCAAAGGTCTATTTACACCTGATTCAAGTATTAAAAACCCTTATCAATCAAATAGAGTTAAAAATGTACAGTTAGGTTTATTTGATGATTTTATTGAATTAGGAAGTGTATCAAAATTTAAAGATTGTGGTTTTGAAGAAGCTTTTTTATCTAATGCAATTTTAAAACACCCTAAACTATCTGTTGATGGAGCAAAATATCTTTATGACTTCTATTTACTTATGAAAATGATTAGAAGAACAAAAGTTCCAGAATCACTTGTTTCATCGGTTACTTCATCTATGATGTACTCAAGGCTAAAAGAGAATTTAGCTACAAAAAGAGCAACGCAAAAAGATGGTACTGTAAACATGATGCAAAAAACTAAAGCCCATGCTAAAATCAATAGAAAAGTGATGCTTCTAAAAAACCTTGCTAGAAACTTTAACGACCTATCAAAATTTGTTAACTCAATGATTCTTGGTGGTGGAGAGATGAGTGAAGGAGATGGAGTAAACCTTCTTTCTGTTCATGCAAGTAAAGGTTTAGAGTTTAAAGAAGTTTTCGTAATCGACCTTATGGATGGAAGATTCCCAAATAGAAAACTTATGAGCAAAGGTGGAAGTATAGAAGAAGAAAGAAGACTTTTTTATGTTGCTGTAACAAGAGCTAAAGATGTACTTTACCTTAGTTTTGCAAAATATGACAAAGTAAAAAAACTAGATTTTATTCACTCTCCATTTTTAAAAGAAGCTGGCTTAATAAAAAAAGAGTCTCCTGAAGATTAAGAGTTTTCTTAAATACGTGACACATATGTGACATTTTTTAGTTATCATATACCTTCAAAGAAAGTTGAAGGTATATATTATGCTAAAAAGCCCTAAAGATTCACACAACTATATTCAGAAAATAGAAAAAGTTCTTAAAGAAGAAAAAGTAAGAGAACAACTAACTATCAATGAACTAAGCAACACAAATACAAATGACAAAAATCATATTAAATCTTTAAAAAACTACCTAGAACAAATCAAAACAAATATCTTAAAACTAAACTACTTACTTGATAACTTAAACATGGAAAGAAATATCCCAAGTTTGAGTATTGCTAAACTTGCACAGCAAGATAGCAAAATAAAAAGCTATTTATAGTATTACCTTAAATAAAATCTTTTTTAGATATAATCGCGGATATTTTATTAAACAAAATCATAATAATCACATAGGAACATAAATGAGCGGAAAATACGAACCATCAAAAGTAGAAGACAACTATTACAAAATCTGTGAAGATAGAGGTTATTTTGAAATTGACGGAAACAAAGATATTCAAGAAGAGGGAAAAAACTTTTCAATTATGATGCCTCCTCCAAATGTAACTGGTAGCTTACATATTGGACATGCTCTTACATTTACACTGCAAGATATTATTACTAGATATAAAAGAATGGATGGGTACAAAACTTTATGGCAACCTGGAACTGACCACGCTGGTATCGCAACACAAAATGTTGTTGAAAAGCAATTATTAGCAGAAGGTACTACTAAAGAAGAGATTGGAAGAGAAAAGTTTCTTGAAAGAGCTTGGCTTCAAAAAGAGACTTCTGGTGGAAGCATTGTTCACCAAATGAGAAAACTTGGTGTTACTCCTGCATGGTCAAGGGAAAGATTCACTATGGATGAAGGTCTAAAAGAAGCTGTTAAAGAAGCTTTTGTATCTTTATACAATGATGGATTTATCACTCAAAACAACTACATGGTAAACTGGTGTACTCACGATGGTGCTTTATCAGATATCGAAGTTGAGCACGAAGAAGTAAATGGTAAGTTTTATCATATGATTTATAAGTTTGCTGATGGAAGTGGTGAAGTACAAGTTGCAACTACTAGACCTGAAACATACTTTGGTGATACTGCTATTATGGTTCACCCTGATGATGAAAGATATAAAGATATCGTTGGAAAAGAAGTATTACTTCCTCTAACTGATAGAAAAATCAAAGTTATTACTGACTCTCATGTTGATATGGAGTTTGGAACAGGTGTTGTAAAAGTAACTCCAGCACATGACCAAAATGACTACGAAGTTGGAAAAAGACACGATTTAGAATTCATCAAATGTTTTGATGAAGCTGGTATTTTAAATGACTATTGTGGAGAGTTCGCTGGACTTGAGAGACTTGAAGCTAGACCTATTATTGTTGAAAAACTACAAGCAGAAGGTTATATTGTAAAAATAGATGAGCATACTCACCAAGTTGGTCACTGTTATAGATGTAAAAATATTGTTGAGCCATTTATTTCTCAACAATGGTTCTTATCAGAAAAAGTTGCAAAATCTTCAATTGATAAAACAAAAGCACATAACAACTTCCACCCTGCTCACTGGATCAACTCATATACAGCATGGATGGATGAATTAAGACCGTGGTGTATTTCAAGACAATTATGGTGGGGACATAGAATTCCTGTATTTACTTGTGACTCTTGTAATCACCAATGGGCAGATAAAGCTGATGAACCGGAAGCTTGTCCAAAATGTGGAAATAAACACTATACTCAAGACCCTGATGTATTAGATACATGGTTCTCTTCTGCTTTATGGGCTATGTCTCCATTAGGTTGGGGAAATAATGGAAAATTACCTGAGCTTTATAATTTAGAGCAAGATATGAAAGACTTCTATCCAAACTCTTTATTAATCACAGGTTTTGATATTATGTTCTTCTGGGTTGCTAGAATGATGATGATGGGTGATCACTTCCAAGGTGAGTTACCGTTTAAAGATATCTATATGCACGCACTTGTAAGAGATGAGCACGGTGCTAAAATGTCTAAATCAAAAGGAAATGTAATTGACCCACTTGATATGGTTGAAGAACATTCTGCTGATATTATTAGATTTACACTTGCATACTTAGCAGTTCAAGGTAGAGATATTAAACTTGGTGCTAAAAACTTAGAGCAGTTTAGAAACTTTACAAACAAACTTTATAATGCTGCTAATTTCTTAACTTTAAATGTAGATACATTTGAAGATTTAAAAGATATTGAGATTAAAACAGCTCTTGGAAAATATATGCAATCAAGACTTTCTCATGCAGTTGAAGATGTAAGAGAAGCACTTGAAACATTTAAATTCAATGAAGCAGCATCTATTTTATATAAATTTGTATGGACAGAGTTCTGTGATTGGGGTATTGAGTACTCTAAAGCTAGTAAAGATTCTATTTCTGAGCTTGGAGCTATTTTCAAAGAGACTCTTAAATTAGTATCTCCATTTATGCCATTTATTTCTGATTACTTATATCACAAATTATCAGGAACTTCTTTAGAAGATGGAGCAGAATCGTTAATGGTTTCTTCATTCCCTAAAGAGACTGCACAAGATAAAGAGACTGAAGCAATGTTTGCAATCATTGAAGAAGCGATTACAGCATTAAGAAGAGCAAAAGTTATTATTGATATGGGTAACTCAAAAATTGCTAAAGCATATATCAAATTAGATACTAAAATAGATACGCAGTTAGCAAAACCATTTATTCAAAAGCTTGCAAAAGTTGAAGATATTGAGTTTGTTGAAGCTAAAGTAGAAAACTCTATTACAGATGTATCTGATAACTTAGAGGTTTACTTACCAACAAGTGAAATTGATATGAGTCCAATCATTGATAAATTAACTAAACAAAAAGAGAAAGTAGAAAAAGAAGTTAATAAACTAAATGGAATGCTTTCAAATGAAAGATTTGTTGCAAATGCTCCTGAAGCTGTTGTTGCTGAAAACAAACAAGCTTTAGCAGATGCACAAGCAAAATTAGAAAAAATTGAAAATGAATTAAAGGCTATTTTATAATAGCCTTTTAAAGGGGACAAATGAGTTTTAAAAGTTTTTTATTAGTTATATTTTTAGGAGTTTTGT contains:
- a CDS encoding valine--tRNA ligase, producing the protein MSGKYEPSKVEDNYYKICEDRGYFEIDGNKDIQEEGKNFSIMMPPPNVTGSLHIGHALTFTLQDIITRYKRMDGYKTLWQPGTDHAGIATQNVVEKQLLAEGTTKEEIGREKFLERAWLQKETSGGSIVHQMRKLGVTPAWSRERFTMDEGLKEAVKEAFVSLYNDGFITQNNYMVNWCTHDGALSDIEVEHEEVNGKFYHMIYKFADGSGEVQVATTRPETYFGDTAIMVHPDDERYKDIVGKEVLLPLTDRKIKVITDSHVDMEFGTGVVKVTPAHDQNDYEVGKRHDLEFIKCFDEAGILNDYCGEFAGLERLEARPIIVEKLQAEGYIVKIDEHTHQVGHCYRCKNIVEPFISQQWFLSEKVAKSSIDKTKAHNNFHPAHWINSYTAWMDELRPWCISRQLWWGHRIPVFTCDSCNHQWADKADEPEACPKCGNKHYTQDPDVLDTWFSSALWAMSPLGWGNNGKLPELYNLEQDMKDFYPNSLLITGFDIMFFWVARMMMMGDHFQGELPFKDIYMHALVRDEHGAKMSKSKGNVIDPLDMVEEHSADIIRFTLAYLAVQGRDIKLGAKNLEQFRNFTNKLYNAANFLTLNVDTFEDLKDIEIKTALGKYMQSRLSHAVEDVREALETFKFNEAASILYKFVWTEFCDWGIEYSKASKDSISELGAIFKETLKLVSPFMPFISDYLYHKLSGTSLEDGAESLMVSSFPKETAQDKETEAMFAIIEEAITALRRAKVIIDMGNSKIAKAYIKLDTKIDTQLAKPFIQKLAKVEDIEFVEAKVENSITDVSDNLEVYLPTSEIDMSPIIDKLTKQKEKVEKEVNKLNGMLSNERFVANAPEAVVAENKQALADAQAKLEKIENELKAIL
- a CDS encoding class II SORL domain-containing protein, yielding MPKINKYVDIDTVEREAKKDLIDRHSPFIHCAEAAKKGEPFEVTVKMGNEYTHPDDFDHYIESVSLFNGETLLAKATYVPGTLGNVKAHNTTTFTIIPTSKKLNLVAHGYCTKHGIWESTPVVVPVED
- a CDS encoding ATP-dependent helicase → MPLSNLNKEQLEAATCEKGFNLIIASAGTGKTSTIVGRIANLINNGVQPDEILLLTFTNKAAAEMVARVAKFFGKDMAAKIMAGTFHSVSYKLLKKLNKNITLKQPNELKTLFRSLYEKRVFYEREDGVNPYDGGYLYDMYSLYLNSNEGEGFEEWIKNKNPDHEIYTPIYDDVVLEFNELKTKYGYANFDDLLTIMLDTLKEEEFDFKEILVDEYQDTNPLQGRLLDAFRPKSLFCVGDYDQSIYAFNGSDIGIISTFDTRYKGSNVYTLRKNYRSSRPILDLATKVIEHNERIYEKQLQVMRTDISIPPKLLEFTELFAQYHHISEKISQSSTPHSDIAIIFRNNSSADGIEANLREYGIPAKRKGGMSFFDSVEIKFVLDILVMQLSHNDMMAFIHVLEHGKGIGKAIAKDIFDALVKLGNGDVFKGLFTPDSSIKNPYQSNRVKNVQLGLFDDFIELGSVSKFKDCGFEEAFLSNAILKHPKLSVDGAKYLYDFYLLMKMIRRTKVPESLVSSVTSSMMYSRLKENLATKRATQKDGTVNMMQKTKAHAKINRKVMLLKNLARNFNDLSKFVNSMILGGGEMSEGDGVNLLSVHASKGLEFKEVFVIDLMDGRFPNRKLMSKGGSIEEERRLFYVAVTRAKDVLYLSFAKYDKVKKLDFIHSPFLKEAGLIKKESPED
- a CDS encoding thiamine-phosphate kinase: MNKEDFFIKQFVSNTKLIGDDGAVIGKWVYSNDAFFENVHFKKEWMSLKQIAQKAMLVNISDAIAMNAKPKYALLTVAIPKEYTNKDLKELAKGFKKVAKEFGIEIIGGDTISNIKLDISVTIISKTKKPILRSGIKKDDLLCYTGSLGSSKRDLEKLFLGEKVSKKSKFIKPKLNAEFFYKISKYVNASMDISDGLFFELERMSKQSKVGFEFFEKIDKDIGCSGEEYELLFSFDKKHKEKIEKLAKKYDVPLNIFAKAVKGKYSCECANHHFKD
- the truD gene encoding tRNA pseudouridine(13) synthase TruD, which gives rise to MEKVQRYLNHSKIDVLFKQNKDDFVVTEIPLYEFSGEGEHLIVKFRKKDLTTWDAVRIFSEHLGCKGRDIGYAGLKDKNAMTIQHISIPKQFEEKLNSFNHEQIKVLDVTRHNNKIRVGHLKGNKFFIRLKRVNLIDAKKIEQAVQSIATFGMPNYFGFQRFGIEGDNYKKGEAIVKGELKERNRKLKQMFVNSYQSYLFNNWLSKRIEVSKLVDSFKAEEIYEKLELPLDVVKDMKKQEHPFKLIPGDLMSHYPYGKIFHVENLNEEAEKFFARDRVATGLLCGKRVKKADGLAQNIEKEFDVEIKEDGARRFAWIFPEEIETNFKEEKNWMELQFTLPKGSYATEFVAEVIH